In Synechococcus sp. CC9616, the following are encoded in one genomic region:
- a CDS encoding DUF1651 domain-containing protein, whose amino-acid sequence MPLYRPNPDELHDKAGGEGWLVNSDQQKVVQFLPDAPTTHGQWVILRTFHWRPPDYPIPQTRRRMLRHNAIEAWDTMLKTGWRRCSPPVR is encoded by the coding sequence ATGCCTCTATACCGACCCAACCCAGACGAACTCCACGACAAAGCTGGCGGTGAGGGTTGGCTGGTGAATAGCGATCAACAAAAGGTCGTGCAGTTTCTGCCTGATGCGCCAACGACTCATGGCCAATGGGTCATCCTGCGAACCTTCCACTGGCGGCCACCTGACTACCCAATCCCGCAAACACGCAGGCGGATGCTGAGGCATAACGCCATAGAGGCGTGGGACACCATGCTGAAAACAGGCTGGCGCCGATGCTCACCTCCAGTGCGTTGA
- a CDS encoding pentapeptide repeat-containing protein produces MLGLSPIAAIAETPKLPISCPGCNLRGIDFNSAVTGDKYFIDSNFANADLRHADLSNMYMLTTNMEGADLRGAMVDEKFYTKVMADQPYGICLNNTTLPNGNKVGASREFR; encoded by the coding sequence ATGCTGGGACTTTCTCCTATCGCAGCGATAGCTGAAACGCCTAAGTTACCGATCAGCTGTCCCGGCTGCAACCTTCGAGGAATTGATTTCAACTCAGCAGTAACGGGTGACAAGTATTTTATTGATTCCAATTTTGCTAATGCTGATCTTCGCCATGCTGACCTAAGCAACATGTACATGCTCACAACCAACATGGAAGGAGCAGACTTGCGTGGAGCCATGGTGGATGAAAAATTTTACACCAAGGTGATGGCTGATCAGCCGTACGGCATTTGTCTGAACAACACCACCTTGCCCAATGGCAACAAAGTTGGCGCCAGTCGTGAATTTCGCTGA
- the lexA gene encoding transcriptional repressor LexA, whose amino-acid sequence MTGSGPDSLTPAQQELYDWLADYIGTHHHSPSIRQMMQAMGLRSPAPIQSRLRHLQQKGWITWQEGQARTLQLLGGIVRGGIPVLGAVAAGGLVETFDDVEERLDLGSVLETRGLFALTVNGDSMVDAHIADGDVVLMEPVLDPSRLRQGTVVSALVPGSGTTLKHFHRDGAVVRLEAANPAYEPLEIPADQVQVQGRLVAVWRQV is encoded by the coding sequence GTGACAGGCTCTGGGCCCGATTCTCTGACCCCTGCGCAGCAGGAGCTCTACGACTGGCTGGCTGATTACATCGGTACCCATCACCACAGCCCCTCGATTCGCCAGATGATGCAGGCCATGGGCCTTCGCTCACCGGCGCCGATTCAGAGCCGATTGCGTCATCTGCAGCAGAAGGGATGGATCACCTGGCAGGAGGGACAGGCGAGAACCCTGCAATTGCTCGGAGGGATTGTCAGAGGAGGGATACCAGTGTTGGGCGCGGTTGCTGCCGGAGGCCTCGTGGAAACCTTCGATGATGTGGAGGAGCGTCTTGATCTCGGGTCTGTGCTGGAGACGCGCGGTCTCTTTGCGCTCACCGTGAATGGCGATTCAATGGTGGATGCCCACATCGCCGATGGCGATGTGGTGCTGATGGAGCCTGTGCTTGACCCATCCAGACTGCGGCAAGGCACGGTGGTGAGTGCTTTGGTCCCTGGCAGCGGAACAACGCTGAAGCACTTTCATCGCGATGGGGCTGTGGTGCGTCTTGAAGCCGCCAATCCCGCCTACGAACCGTTGGAGATCCCTGCTGATCAAGTGCAGGTGCAGGGCCGTCTTGTGGCGGTGTGGCGTCAGGTGTGA
- a CDS encoding DUF3104 domain-containing protein — MPNGWFIQVVYLEGSARDHKAPSLAQVADVDTGVIRWVNADCIEQILMPITSEFARV; from the coding sequence GTGCCAAATGGATGGTTCATTCAAGTGGTTTACCTTGAAGGCTCTGCACGAGACCACAAAGCACCAAGCTTGGCTCAAGTGGCTGACGTCGATACAGGCGTCATTCGCTGGGTTAACGCTGACTGCATCGAACAAATCCTCATGCCCATCACAAGTGAATTCGCACGCGTATGA
- the argF gene encoding ornithine carbamoyltransferase gives MVTGVAAVLTALSGRDYLSSADCSAGETQGLIDLAHQLKSGDRRIDLGNRVLGLIFSKASTRTRVSFQVAMARLGGQTVDLHPSVTQLGRGEPLQDTARVLSRYCDVLAVRTFAQQEIVDYAYWATVPVLNALTDLEHPCQALADFLTMQESHGDLAGQTLAYIGDGNNVAHSLMLCGAVLGVNVRIACPEGFEPLPGVLEQARSLAQQGAQIEVMADSAQAVRGAQAVYTDVWASMGQEQEQAEREQAFAGFCVDQALMDQAAKGAIVLHCLPAHRGEEISAEVMESAASRIFDQAENRLHVQQALLASVMGGL, from the coding sequence ATGGTCACAGGCGTTGCTGCTGTACTCACCGCACTGAGCGGTCGTGATTACCTCTCTTCCGCGGACTGCTCTGCGGGAGAGACCCAAGGTCTGATTGATCTGGCTCACCAGCTGAAGTCCGGTGATCGCCGCATTGATCTAGGGAATCGTGTTCTTGGGCTGATCTTTAGCAAGGCCTCCACGAGAACCAGGGTGAGTTTTCAGGTGGCGATGGCTCGTCTCGGAGGCCAGACGGTTGATTTGCATCCCAGCGTTACGCAACTGGGACGGGGAGAGCCCTTGCAGGACACGGCCCGCGTGCTGAGTCGATATTGCGATGTCCTGGCGGTACGTACCTTCGCTCAACAGGAAATCGTTGACTACGCCTACTGGGCGACGGTTCCGGTTCTCAATGCGCTGACCGACCTTGAACACCCGTGTCAGGCGCTGGCCGATTTCCTCACCATGCAGGAGAGTCACGGTGATTTGGCCGGTCAGACCCTCGCCTACATCGGGGATGGCAACAACGTTGCCCATTCCCTGATGCTCTGCGGTGCCGTTCTGGGTGTGAATGTGCGGATTGCTTGCCCTGAGGGATTTGAGCCTCTGCCAGGCGTGCTGGAGCAGGCTCGCTCGCTGGCTCAGCAGGGGGCTCAGATCGAGGTGATGGCGGATTCAGCGCAGGCGGTGCGTGGAGCTCAGGCGGTTTACACCGATGTCTGGGCATCGATGGGGCAAGAGCAGGAGCAGGCAGAACGGGAACAGGCTTTCGCTGGCTTCTGCGTCGACCAGGCCCTGATGGATCAGGCCGCCAAAGGCGCCATCGTTCTGCACTGTTTGCCGGCACACCGTGGCGAGGAGATCAGCGCCGAGGTGATGGAGAGCGCGGCCAGCCGAATCTTTGATCAGGCTGAGAACAGGTTGCATGTCCAACAGGCTTTGCTGGCCTCGGTGATGGGTGGCTTGTGA
- the ftsH gene encoding ATP-dependent zinc metalloprotease FtsH — protein sequence MPIRQDDNRPNRRFSIINLVLIGFGVLLLASSFIPNPAAQVPRVPYSLFIDQVNDGAVKRAYITQEQIRYELAEPEEGAPPVLATTPIFDMDLPQRLETKGVEFAAAPPKKPNIFTTILSWVVPPLIFILVLQFFARRSMGGGAQGALSFTKSKAKVYVPDEESRVTFADVAGVDEAKQELTEIVDFLKTPERYAEIGARIPKGVLLVGPPGTGKTLLSKAVAGEAEVPFFIISGSEFVELFVGAGAARVRDLFEEAKKKAPCIIFIDELDAIGKSRSGSMGVVGGNDEREQTLNQLLTEMDGFTAQDKPVIVLAATNQPEVLDAALLRPGRFDRQVLVDRPDLSGRKTILEIYAKKVKLADAVDLDSVAQATSGFAGADLANLVNEAALLAARAHRTRVEQQDLSEAIERVVAGLEKKSRVLQDDEKKVVAYHEVGHAIVGHLMPGGSKVAKISIVPRGMSALGYTLQLPTEERFLNSKEELQGQIATLLGGRSAEEIVFGKITTGAANDLQRATDLAEQMVGTYGMSDTLGPLAYDKQGGNRFLAQGNNPRRSVSDATAQAIDKEVRGLVDRAHDDALSILRQNLGLLETIAQKILEKEVIEGDDLKQMLEASVLPNTVEA from the coding sequence ATGCCGATCCGTCAGGACGACAATCGCCCGAACCGTCGATTCAGCATCATCAACCTCGTGTTGATCGGGTTCGGAGTGCTGCTTCTGGCCAGCAGCTTCATTCCCAACCCTGCGGCGCAGGTGCCCCGGGTGCCCTATTCGCTCTTCATCGATCAGGTGAATGATGGAGCGGTCAAGCGCGCTTACATCACTCAGGAACAAATCCGCTACGAATTAGCAGAACCTGAAGAGGGCGCTCCGCCAGTTCTGGCGACGACACCGATCTTTGATATGGATCTGCCCCAGCGTCTGGAGACGAAAGGGGTTGAATTTGCGGCGGCCCCGCCGAAGAAACCCAATATCTTCACCACCATTCTCAGCTGGGTTGTTCCGCCGCTGATTTTCATTCTGGTTCTGCAGTTCTTCGCTCGCCGGTCGATGGGAGGTGGCGCTCAAGGTGCGCTGAGTTTCACCAAGAGCAAAGCCAAGGTCTACGTCCCTGACGAGGAATCGAGGGTGACCTTCGCGGATGTGGCCGGTGTCGATGAAGCCAAGCAAGAGCTCACCGAGATTGTGGACTTCCTCAAGACTCCAGAACGTTACGCCGAAATTGGCGCACGCATCCCCAAAGGCGTGCTTCTTGTTGGCCCGCCAGGCACAGGTAAAACCTTGTTGTCTAAGGCAGTGGCTGGGGAAGCCGAGGTGCCCTTCTTCATCATTTCCGGCTCGGAGTTCGTGGAACTCTTCGTGGGAGCCGGCGCTGCTCGTGTTCGCGACTTGTTTGAAGAGGCCAAGAAAAAAGCACCTTGCATCATTTTTATCGACGAACTCGATGCCATCGGCAAAAGCCGTTCCGGCTCGATGGGCGTAGTCGGGGGCAATGACGAGCGGGAGCAGACCCTCAACCAACTGCTCACCGAGATGGATGGCTTCACCGCCCAGGACAAGCCGGTGATCGTGCTGGCTGCCACCAACCAGCCTGAGGTGCTCGATGCAGCCCTGCTGCGCCCCGGTCGTTTTGACCGTCAGGTGCTGGTGGACCGTCCAGATCTCTCTGGCCGTAAGACCATCCTTGAGATTTATGCCAAGAAGGTGAAGCTCGCCGACGCTGTCGACCTCGACAGCGTTGCCCAGGCCACCAGCGGTTTTGCGGGTGCTGATCTCGCCAACCTGGTGAATGAAGCCGCCCTGCTCGCTGCCAGAGCCCATCGAACCCGTGTGGAGCAGCAGGACCTCAGTGAGGCGATCGAACGGGTGGTAGCTGGTTTGGAGAAAAAGAGTCGCGTCCTGCAGGACGACGAGAAAAAAGTTGTTGCGTATCACGAGGTGGGCCACGCGATCGTGGGTCACCTGATGCCTGGTGGCAGCAAGGTGGCCAAGATTTCGATCGTGCCGCGCGGCATGAGCGCCCTTGGCTACACCCTGCAGCTACCCACCGAAGAGCGTTTCCTCAACTCCAAAGAAGAGCTTCAGGGGCAGATTGCCACCCTGCTTGGCGGTCGATCCGCAGAAGAGATTGTGTTCGGCAAGATCACGACTGGTGCCGCCAATGATCTGCAGCGGGCCACCGATCTCGCAGAGCAGATGGTGGGCACCTATGGCATGAGCGACACGCTTGGTCCTCTGGCCTACGACAAGCAGGGCGGCAATCGCTTCCTTGCCCAGGGCAACAACCCCCGTCGCTCCGTCAGTGATGCGACGGCCCAGGCGATCGATAAGGAGGTGCGCGGTTTGGTTGATCGTGCGCATGATGATGCTCTGTCGATCCTGCGCCAGAACCTTGGTTTGCTCGAGACCATCGCTCAGAAGATTCTCGAGAAAGAGGTGATCGAGGGGGACGACCTCAAGCAGATGCTTGAGGCCAGTGTGCTGCCGAACACCGTGGAGGCTTGA